Within the Bacteroidales bacterium genome, the region GCAGGTATGAAAATATCCTGGAAGATGGCACTCCAAGGTCTTTCAGAAGGTATTCCGTAAATGAACGGGATACGCCACTTTCAGGATTCCTTGGCCCTCAGATGGCGATTGCTACTGAAAGCCGGGGTAACATCAAGCCTTGTGATATAGAAGAATACATTGCTGCAGGAGGCTTTGAAGCCTTCAGAAAATGTCTTTCGTCAATGAAGCCTGGCGATGTAGTTGAAGAAATTATCCAAAGTGGACTGAAAGGCAGAGGTGGTGCCGGATTCCCGACAGGTATCAAGTGGCAGATGGTGGCCGGGCAGGAGAAAACACCCAAATATGTGATCTGCAATGGGGATGAAGGGGATCCCGGGGCTTTTATGGATAGGATGCTCCTTGAATCCTACCCTTTCCGGATTATCGAAGGGATGTTGATTGCCGGCTATGCCACCGGTGCCAGTCAGGGCATCTTCTATATCAGGGCTGAATACCCGCTTGCCGTAGAACGTATAAAAGAAGCTCTCGAAATCTGCCGCCTCGATCGCTGGATAGGACCTCAAATCAAGAAAAGTAACTTCTCCTTTGAAATAAAGGTTTTCGAAGGTGCAGGTGCATTCGTTTGCGGAGAAGAAACAGCCCTGATAGCATCTATCGAAGGAGAAAGGGGAATTCCCCGGCAACGCCCTCCTTTCCCGGCAGTGAGCGGTCTTTGGCAAAGCCCTACTCTCGTCAATAATACAGAAACATTATCCCTCGTACCCTGGATTATAAGACACGGAGCCCCAGCGTTTAATAGCATTGGCACTGAGAAAAGCAAGGGTACAAAAGTGTTTGCCCTGGCAGGGAAAGTAAACAGGGGCGGACTGATCGAAGTCCCAATGGGAACAAGCTTACGACAGATCGTCGAAGAAATCGGTGGTGGAATTGCCGAAGGGCGGACTTTTAAAGCAGTACAGATTGGTGGACCATCAGGAGGTTGTATCCCTGCTTCCATGGGTGATCTTCCCATTGATTATGAGTCCTTGTCAGGCGCCGGTGCAATGATGGGATCCGGTGGATTGGTAGTACTGGATGATACAGACTGCATGGTCGATATTGCTCATTATTTTCTTTCTTTTACCCAGGAGCAATCCTGCGGAAAATGTACTTTTTGCCGCATCGGAACCCGTCGGATGCTGGAGTTGCTTGAAAAAATACGATCCGGGAATGGCTCATATGCCGACCTCGAAAAACTTGAAAAATTAGCCATCAGCACTCAGCAAGGAAGCCTTTGCGGGCTGGGAAAAACAGCGCCAAACCCGGTGCTTTCAACTTTGCGGTACTTCAGGGAAGAATATGAGGCTCATTTGAAAGGTCATTGTCCTTCAGGTAAATGTAAACCACTCCTGAATTATCATATTACCACTGAGTGTATTGGCTGCACCAAATGTGCCCAGCGTTGTCCTTCAGATGCAATTCCTTTTACCCCTTATGAAGTGCACACCATCGATATGCAGAAATGTATTAAATGTGATATTTGCCGGCAGGTGTGCCCGGTAGATGCCATTAAGGTAAACTAATATGGTCCGACTACGAATCAACGATAAACCAATAACTGTAGAAGAAGGCACTACACTTCTGCAGGCTGCACATGAGGCGGGTTTTGAAATCCCAACTATGTGTCACCTGGAAAAAGTGTCCATTCACCCTTCCTGCATGGTTTGTGTTGTCGGTGACCTTGATAACGGAAAAATGTACCCTTCTTGCGCCATGCCTGTTGCCGAGGGTATGAATATTATAACAGAATCCCCGGAAATTCATGAATTCCGGAAAAATGCTTTAGAATTACTGTTAAGTGAACATATCGGGGATTGTGAGGCCCCTTGTCGGTTAAGTTGCCCGGCTTTTATGGACATCCCCCTGATGAACCGGCTTATTGCAGAAGGCAGGTTTGAAGAAGCCCTGAAGGTGGTACGACAGGAAATCGCCTTGCCTTTTATCCTGGGATATATATGCCCTGCACCATGCGAAAAAGCTTGTAAACGAAAACCCATTGATGGAGCTGTTTCTATTTGCCTTCTTAAACGATTTACGGCGACCGACCCACAAAGCCGGCTTTCAGGGATTCAGCCCAGCAGTGAAAAATCAGGCAAAAGGGTAGCCATACTGGGTACAGGACCGGCCGGATTGTCTGCTGCCTTTTACCTGATGAAATTGGGGCATGAATGCATCCTTTTCGATAAACAGGAAATGGCAGGTGGAGCCCTCAGATATAGCATCTCTGACTCAGAGCTGCCCAGGGAAGTGCTGGATGCTGAATTGGATGTTCTCCGGCAAATGGGAGCAATATTCATACTGAATAACACACAATCTTTTACCAAGCTGAAGGAAAATGGTTTTGGCAATTTCGATGCTTTTATTCTGGCAACCGGAAGCCAGGAGTTACACCCTGTAAATGAAGCCATTAGCCCCGAAACCTTTCATCATCATTTTATCAATAAGGAAACTTTTGAAACCTCCATCCCCGGTGTATTTGCCTGCGGAAATATCATGCGGGAGCAAAAAATGGCTGTAAGAGCGGGCGCCCAGGGCAAAGCAGCAGCCATTAATGTTGATCGTTACCTGAATGGTTTATCTGCATTAACTGAAAATACTGCATTTAACTCTTCCTTTGGCATATTGAAGCAGGAAGAGTACCCTGAATACATGAAGGAAAGTTCCAACCCCGGCGAACGACTATCAGAAGGCAGCGACAGTTTAGGATATACTGCAATCGAAGCGATGCAGGAAGCAAAAAGATGCATGCACTGTGATTGCAGAAAACCGCAGAGTTGCCTCTTGCGAATACATGCCACCCAATACGGAGCAGATAAAAAGCATTATAGCAGTGATGAAAGGGAAAATCTGAGCAAGTTGATGCAAAATGAATGGATTGTTTTCGAACCGGGAAAATGTATTAAATGTGGACTGTGCATCGAAATTACCGCCAGGGAAGCAGAACCCCTCGGACTTACCTTCATCGGCAGAGGCTTTGATGTGAAAGTGAAAACACCATTTAACAAAGACACACGTGAATTAATGCAACGGACTGCACTCGCCTGTGCAAAGGCTTGTCCTACTGCAGCTATTTCAGAAAAACTAAGTGAAGAGCGTCATTCCCAAAGTGAAAAACCATCCAATGAATAATCTATCCCGATTGATTTTCAGCTCTCTGATTCTCCTGTGTTCTGTGCTTTTGAATGCACAGGAAAAGGGATCAGAATGCTGGCCATCATTCAGGGGTGATTCACGTCTCACAGGTACTACCACCCAACTGATCAAGCCCCCGGTAAAACTGCTATGGAGCTTCGCTGCTTCTGATGCTATTAAAGCTTCACCTGTGGTAGCCAATAAGAGGGTATTCATTGCTTCTACTGATGGATTTGTATATGCGCTGGATTTTACCGGACAGCTCAAATGGAAATTTAATACTGGAAATTCAATAGAAGCATCCCCGGTTATTCTCGATAATTCAGTGATTGTAGGGAATCTGGAAGGGAATATCTTTTCTTTGGATGCTGCAACCGGAAAACAAAAATGGAAATATACCACGGATGGTCAAATCTCCGGTTCTGTTAACTGGACCCTGAGCCCTGACCGGAAGCAGAAATGGATACTCGTCGGTAGTTATGATTTTTTCCTGCATTGTGTGAATGCATCAACCGGCAAAGTTTGCTGGAAATATGAGTCGGAAAATTATCTCAATGGCACTCCGGCACTTTGGAATAATATGGCTGTATTTGGCGGATGCGATGGCTTTCTTCACCTTGTGAATACAGGAACCGGGAAGTCCAGCCTAAAAATGAATATTGGGACCTATATCCCGGCTTCCGCTGCTATCTCAGGCAATAGAGCCTATTTCGGGAACTACGACGGGGATTTTTTCTGCTACGACCTGAAACTGAAAAAGACCCTCTGGAAATCCGGCGGAGCAGCAGCATTCATTGCCTCACCAGCGGTTTCAGGACTTAAAGTGGTCACTGCTTCTCAAAATCACCAGATATATTGCTATGAAGCAAATACAGGGAAAATTCTCTGGAAATACAAAACCAGGGGAAAAGTGGATTCTTCGCCGGTAATTGCCGGTAACCTTGTTGTTATTGGAACAGGAGATGGAAGACTGTTATTCCTTGACCTGGCTACAGGAACAGAAAAAAGCAGTTATGAAATTGGGAGCGCCGTAACTTCTGCCCCTGCAGTGATCACTAACAGGGTTTTCGTGACAGCTGAAGATGGCAAACTCTATGCTTTCGGGCCAAAAGAGAAATGAGTATTTATTTTACTCAGTAAGTAAATTTTAAATTCTAGAATTGTAGTTTATGAAAGTAGTGAATATTGTCCCGGGCTTTGGAGGTACCTTTTACTGCGGAAATTGCCTCAGGGATAGTGCCTATACTGCCTCACTGAGAAAGGAAGGGCATGATGCCATCATTCTCCCGATGTATCTGCCCCTGACCTTGAATAATACTGCTAATTATGCAGATACACCTGTCTTTTATGGGGCTGTTAACATCTACCTGAAACAGCAGTTTCCTTTCCTTCGGAATATGCCGGACTGGTTGGAGAGATTCCTGAATTCAAAACCTCTTCTGAAATTTGCTGCAGGTAAATCAGGCAGTACCCGGGCTACAGGACTTGAAAGTCTCACAGAATCGATGTTACTGGGTAAGGATGGGTTCCAGAAAAGGGAATTGCAACAATTGGTGGATTTTCTGAAACATCATGAAAAACCAGATATTATTCATTTTTCCAATGCTTTGCTAATTGGATTGGCTGCCCAGATCCGCGAAGAACTTGGAATTCCGGTCGTCTGCTCCCTGCAGGATGAAGATGTTTGGCTAGATGCCATGCATGAAGACCAGCGGGATCATCTGTGGAATCTTTTGGCTGAAAAAGCAAAAGATGTTGACATGTTTATCGCTGTGAGCCAATATTTTGCAACAGTCATGCAAAAGAAAATGAAGCTTCCGGATGATAAACTAACGATACTGCCAATTGGTATAGATCTCACCCAATATGAATACCATCCTCCTTCAACAGACCCATTGGTGGTGGGCTATGTATCCCGTATTTGTGAAGAAAACGGCTTTGGGTTGCTTGTGGATGCTTTTATCCGGCTCAAGCAGGATAACCGCTTTCATCAGCTGAAACTAAAAGCAACAGGCGGATATACCGGAGATGATAAAAATTTCATCAAAGCCCAGCTGGATAAACTAAAGGAAAAAGGGATCGATGGGGATTTTGAAATTGTACATCATTTCACCACGGATGATTTGCGCCAGTTCTTCAGAACCATCACCTTGTTATCGGTCCCTGTGCTCAAGGGTGAGGCATTTGGGCTCTATCAACTGGAAGCCCTGGCTTCAGGAATTCCTTTGGTACAGCCTGCAATCGGGGCATTCCCTGAAATCATCGCCACAACCGGGGGTGGGATCACATACACTCCAAACCATTCTGCATCGCTGGCTACAGCACTCGCGAACCTGCTTTCCGACCCTGCTTCCATCATGGAATATAGCAGGAAAGGTGCAGAAGCAGTGAAGATGAGTTATGATTCAGCAAAGCTGACCCGGCAAATGATCTCCATTTACAGCACAGTAATGCAAAAAACATGATAATAGCAGAACTTCAGCAGGTAAGCAAATATTACCACATCTCAGGTAGCATCCCGGAGCATTTGATCCTGGATCATATTTCCCTTACCATAAAAGAGAAAGAGTTCATCGCAATTACAGGCCCTTCAGGCTCAGGCAAAAGCACCTTACTCAATATACTGGGCACACTCGACCAACCCACTTCAGGAACAGTGAAAATAAAGGGTATGGATCCTGCACAATTGCATGTGAATGCACTCGCAGCGCTTAGGAACCAGACCATTGGCTTCGTTTTCCAGCTTCATTACCTGTTACCGCAACTCACCCTATTGCAAAACGTACTCTTACCTCTTCTCCCTGTTAAAGACCTGTCCCGGAGAAAAAAGTCTGAAGATAAAGCATCCTACCTGGTCGAACGAGTAGGGTTAAAAGAGCATCTTAATAAACTGCCCTCTCAATTATCAGTAGGAGAATGTCAAAGAGCTTCCCTGGTAAGAGCCCTGATCAATGAACCTGATCTTTTACTGGCAGATGAGCCAACCGGATCACTCGATGCAGGCAATGCAGAACTTGTTGCAGGGCTGCTTGTTGAACTTCAACAGGAACAAGGCTTTTCGATGGTGATTGTCACGCATTCCAATGAATTGGCTCAAATAGCAGGAAAAATTTATACCCTAAACTCCGGTAAACTCATCATAAACCCGGAATAATCACCTTCTAAAATCCCTGGTATCTCTCATGAATATCTTCAGCTACGCATTAAAAAGCCTTGTTCACTTCAAGAAGGCGAATTTCGCCACCTTCCTTGGAATCATGGTGAGCGCTGCTGTACTGACCGGAGCCTTGATACTGGGGGATTCAGTGAAATCCAGCCTGGAATCCCTGGTAACTCAACGATTGGGGAAAGCCAGTTTAGCTGTCCAAACACCGGAGCGACTCTTCAGAGTAAAACTTGCATCTGACCTCCAAAATGAGTTAAAAAATAACGTAGTCCCAGTCCTTCAGACGAAAGGCATGCTTCTGAATCCTGAAAAGGAACTTCGCATCAATAATGCCAGTATTATTGGAATTGATTCCGGCTTTCCCGGGTTATTTAATACACCGGACAGCATTCCAGGAGATGGGGAAGCCATGATCAGCCAGCAAACCGCAGAAAAACTGGATCTCAGAGAAGGTGATGAATGCCTGCTCAAAATCATGGTGAAGGAGAATGCCCCGGCGAATTCTCCTTTTATGGCCGATCAAAAGAAAATGACCACACTGAGGGTCAAAATCAGGACCATTCTACAGGACGGCAGTTTCGGCAGATTCAGCCTGAAAAGCAACCAGGTCGCTCCGCATAATATTTTCATCTCGCTTAATCAACTATCAAAACTATTCGGGCGAGAGCCTTCAGCAAATCTTATGCTTCTGACCAATCCCACATCGGGGGAGCTAAGCTTCGAGAAAATCAATGAGGCACTGCGCAATAACATGAGCATGGACGATGCAGGATTGTATTTTGATACTACAAACCAGGAAGGAGTTGTATTCCTGAAATCCGACAGGGTGTTTATGAATAAGCAACTTTCTGCTTCAATTGACGATGAAATTCCCGGCAAACAATCCATTTTCACTTACCTGGTGAACACCCTGAGCCTGGATGGCCGGAGCACTCCCTACTCTTTTGTTTCCGCTGCTGATAGTGCTTACCTCGGGGAGAAGCCCGGAAAACGTGAAATGCTGATTAATGAATGGTTGGCCGATGACCTGAAAGCAAAGGCTGGAGATTCTGTCATGATCTCTTATTTCACAATGGGTCCGATGAGAAGCCTCAGAACTGATAGTAGCCGCTTCCTGGTGAAAAAAGTTTTGCCCAATAATGATTCAAGGTTCCGAAAAGAATTAATGCCTGATTTCCCCGGAATGACAGAATCAGGGAGTTGCAGTGACTGGAAAACTGGCGTCCCTATAGATCTTGACCTTATCAGGGATAAGGATGAAGATTGGTGGAACAGGTATAAGGGGACACCAAAAGCCTTCATATCGCTGGAAGCCGGGCAAGAACTATGGAAAAACCCTTTCGGGGATTTCACCTCTTTTCGCCTGGAAAAAGATAGTACAGGCCTTGACAGGATCAGAAAAGGTATCGTGCAAAAAATTTCTCCTGTAACAAATGGGTATACAATTGAAAATGTCCGTGAATCAGGGATCCGGGCAGCTTCAAATTCTACTGATTTTGGAGAACTATTCCTGAGCCTGGGCTTTTTTATCATGGTGGCCGGAATTATGCTGATCTCCCTGCTTTTTAGTCTGCACCTGGGCGTCAGGACCACTGAATGCGCATTACTAGCCGCCATTGGATTTCCTCAACGAATCATCTACAGGGTATTTCTCTCAGAAGCCCTTCTTTTATCCATTTCAGGCAGTATTTTCGGAGCATTGCTGGGCATCTTCTATAACAGGCTTATGATCCTGGGACTGGATACGCTGTGGACCGGAGCTGTTGGGGAAACCTCACTTGGAACCTATGTGCAACCCGCAACCCTGATGTCAGGTGCATTGATTAATGTGTTAGTCTCCTTTCTGACTCTGATGCTGGTGATGCGTTCGAAACTCAGGGCACAACCTGCACTATCCGTTAAAGGCATCCCACTTAGTCCAAAGGTTCAGTTTAATACACACGGTAAAAGATCAATCATCATCTCAGGCCTGGTATTTCTCCTATTTTTTGTATTTAGCCTTGTCGCTGAAAACCAACAAATACTACTTTCATTAGCAACGGGTGGAATGTTCATGATTCTTTCCATCTTATTGATTTCATACTGGCTTCAAAACAAGACCTTAGTTAATAAAGGCATACCCGGCTATTTCAACTTACTGATAAAGAACCTGTTATTAAAAAGGAAAAGAACGCTGGCATCCATCTCATTATTAGCTATAGGTACTTTCACCATTCTTATTACCGGGGCAAACCAAAGACCTTCCATAGAATCAGAATTTTCACCTGCTTCCGGAACCGGAGGCTTCATCCTCTGGGCTGAATCAACCTTACCCATCCGTGAGGACCTGAACTCTTTGAAAGGCAAGGAAAAGACCGGACTTTCTGATGAACCTGTGCTTGACAATGTTACCTTTTATCAGCTTGATGTTGTGGAAGGTGATGATGCCAGTTGTCTGAACCTGAATATGGTGGCCAAACCATCACTGGTCGGAATCGAACCTGGGGTCTTTAAAAACCTGGGTGCTTTCAGTTTTGAAAAGCCGTCTGAGGGAACTTCCTGGTTGCTTTTAGATTCAGGTGGAGGAAATGTTATCCCGGCCATTGCGGATCAGACGGTTATCACCTGGGGATTACAGAAGAAAGTCGGTGATACCTTACTCTATCTCTCCGAGATGGGCCAACCCCTGAAAATGGTGCTTCAAGCCGGACTCAAAAACTCTATTTTCCAGGGCAATCTATTGATCTCCGAGGGAAACCTTAAGAAATATTTCCCAACACAATATAAGTCGGAATTGATGCTAATTAAGGGGCCTGTTGAAAAACAAGCTGAAATATCTGACCGATTAGAGTATTTACTGGGAGACTATGGCACCACACTTACCTCTACTTCTGAACGACTGGCATCATTCAACGAGGTACAGAACACTTACCTCTCAGTATTCATGATCCTGGGTGGCCTTGGAGTGATCATCGGGGTGATCGGATTAGGGATTATCCTCTTAAAAAATATCCTTGAGAGAAGAAATGAATTAGCCCTTATGCAGGCAATGGGCTTCAGAAACCAACTGATTACAGGCATCCTGGTGGCTGAGCATATGATCATATTATGCTCAGGGATGGTTGTTGGTTTACTTGGGGCTGTGATTGCAATTCTGTTAAGGGATAGTCAGTCATTCCTGCGGATTCCATGGTTGCCTGTCGGTGTAATTCTCCTGTTGATCCTGATCAGTGGATTGCTCTGGATATGGATTCCTGCTCAAAAGGCGATCAGGAGAAACCTGCTGGTCTCCTTGAAAAATGAGTAAAACAATGGTTAAATTGTTGAAAATCCGTTAGAATGATTCTTTTCTAGAGGTAAAAAATACGCATTTCACCAAAAGTCACTCTTCCATGAATTGTAATTCCCGGCAAGGAAGGATTGAAGCCCGGGGATTGGTAAAATAAGTTCCCAAAAGAGGCATTTTTAAGGTCAGGACCCACCAGGCTCCCAAAGGTAGCACTGCCATTCACTTGTATTTCAACATCCCGGTTAAGTACCACCTTTAACTCACCAAATGTACATTCCATATTCAGGTGGAGAGGTTGATCTGGCTTCAGGTCCTGTAGATTAATCGTTCCCGATCCAAAGACAACAGAATAGTTCTGCTGACCGGGTGTAAAATTTAGATTGCTTTCGCCGAACATCGTCTGGCTACCATCAGTCCTGGGTTTTAAACTTCCCTTGATCAGCAGTATCCCAACCCAGATGAGACCTAAGGAGAGAACCAGGGTAAATATGGGGATATTGAGATCAAAAATATTCCGAACAAGGAGTAAAATTCCGAAGAGGACAATTCCTCCTCCAAGTATGGTTGTAGTCGAGTATTTATTATTCATCAAAGCATGATTTCCAACAAATGTACAAAATTGACAGGTTTATTCAACTCCCGGGTGTTTTCAATATATGTTTTTGATACCAGGCATAACAAAGCAGATCATTAGGCCTGTCTATTACTCTTTTCTCCCATCCCGGATTTAAGTCTCTCAATAATCTCAAAAACTGCAGGACAGACAAAGCTGTTTTTTAATGTGATTGGGAGCAACTGGTAGAATCGCCTTCGGTCAGTATGGGGATATTCTCTGCAGGCTTTCGGCCGATTGGTATAGATAGCGCAATAATGGTCGGCACCCAGGAAAGGACATGGCATCGATTTGAATACAAAATCTCCGTCCTCATCTTCCCTGAAATAGGTCTGCATCACTGTCCCCGGCTTCATTTTTAAGCTGGGAGCCATTTTATCGATATCCTGGGTGGTAATCCTGGGTCCCAGTGATTTACAACAATTTCCACATTCCAGGCAATCAATCTCTTCAAACACCTCTTCATGAAGCTGATGGACCTTTTCATCCAGTTTCCTTGGATCCCATTTCGCCAGCTTCCGGAAAAATGCTTCATTCTCCGACTTTTTCTGGGTTGCTTGTTTATGCAGATCCGTTATGTTCATAAAGTGCTGGGTGCTGGGTGCTGGGTGCTGGGTGCTGGGTGCTGGAGTGCTGAGTGCTGAGTGCTGGAGTGCTGGGTGTCCAGAAGGGGAGCCACTGGTTCTGAGTGCCGGGAATTTTCAGTGGAAAGTTTTTAGTAATTATTGAGTTAAGGGATTATGCGTAAAAAAGAACCACAAATCCGCCGGCTGGCGGACAAATGATACACAAATAAACACAAATAAATTCGTGAAAATTCGTGCTTAAATTCGTGTAATTCGTGTTCTATTAATTCTGTCAAAAATCACTCATTGTCGAATTGTCAAATTGTCAAATTGCCGAATTTTCAAATTCTCAAAAGTGTTTACCCCCAACCCCCTATAAATAGGGGGAGTTATCATATTATGAAAATTTTTATTCTCCCAATCTCCCCATTCTCTTCATTCCACATCTCACCATCTCTCCATCTCCTCATCTCTCCATCTCTCCATCTCTCCATCTCCTCATCTCCACATCTCCTAATCCTCACATTTTCAAATTGTCAAATTGTCAAATTGCCGAATTAACTCATCCCTCTCTCCTTCTTAATCTGCTCATACGCTGCCTGCATCTCCTGGAATTTTACTTTCGCGGCTTTCTGAACATCTTCACCCATGGTACTTACCCTGTCCGGATGGTATTTCAAAGCCATCTTCCTGTATGCTTTCTTCACTTCCTCATCATTGGCATCAGGTGTGATCTCCATGATTCTGTAAGCTGAAGTGGTATCTTTGATGAACATTGCCTTAATACTCTCCAGGTCGGCACTGCTGATCCCAAGGCCGGCACTGATTTTCCCTATCATCCTGACCTCTTCGGGATGTGAAACCCCATCAGCCATCGCTATTCCAAACAAGAAATGCAGGAGCTGAAGCCTGCCTGAATACTCCATAAACTGCCGGATCTGACTGCTCACCGCATGAACATCATACTCTTGCTTTAAAATTTCCCTCAGTGCCAGCAATTGCTGTTCTGCTTCATTAATTCCAAACTGTGTCACCAGGAATTGCCTGACATAATCTAGTTCAGATTTTAGGATGCGCTGATCCGATTTCATCACAGCAGCGGCTAATACCAACAAACTGACTTTGAAATCGCCTGATTGCGTATTCCTCCTCATTCCACCCTGTGGAGCCGGGCCGGACTTATCATAAGCATACTCTCCACTGGTCATCCCATCGATCATGGAACCAAACACAAATCCAAGGACAGCCCCTAGGGGTCCACCGGCAGCCCATCCAAGGCCACCTCCAATCCATTTTAAAAACTTTGCCATTTTTCCAATAAAAAAAAGTGATCCGGCAAAAATACATAAGCATTGAAAACGGGACGCCATTGCCGTGTTGACGCCCCGCTCTTTTATGAAATATTAATACTATCCGAGTTTTTCCGACAAAGGAAGTCCATATTCCTCCTCCAACCTGATATCCAAAGCCTCTAAGGCATCGAGAATAGGATTGTAAATTCCGGGTAATACCGGACGATATACCCCTTTTTCCAGGATCTGTCCTTCAAGTATCATCTCAACTGCAATGGCTGCTGGTAATGCAACTGTCCGGGCAATGGAAGTATCCGTGGCAGGTGTTCCGAAATCGAGCATCCTCGATCGGACCACTTCCTGCGAACCATCAGGATAGGATACAAGGAAACTGTGCTGCATTACTACCATATCCCTTTCGGTATGTCCCAATTCCATTTTGCTAATCATAA harbors:
- a CDS encoding TerB family tellurite resistance protein, translated to MAKFLKWIGGGLGWAAGGPLGAVLGFVFGSMIDGMTSGEYAYDKSGPAPQGGMRRNTQSGDFKVSLLVLAAAVMKSDQRILKSELDYVRQFLVTQFGINEAEQQLLALREILKQEYDVHAVSSQIRQFMEYSGRLQLLHFLFGIAMADGVSHPEEVRMIGKISAGLGISSADLESIKAMFIKDTTSAYRIMEITPDANDEEVKKAYRKMALKYHPDRVSTMGEDVQKAAKVKFQEMQAAYEQIKKERGMS
- a CDS encoding YkgJ family cysteine cluster protein — translated: MNITDLHKQATQKKSENEAFFRKLAKWDPRKLDEKVHQLHEEVFEEIDCLECGNCCKSLGPRITTQDIDKMAPSLKMKPGTVMQTYFREDEDGDFVFKSMPCPFLGADHYCAIYTNRPKACREYPHTDRRRFYQLLPITLKNSFVCPAVFEIIERLKSGMGEKSNRQA
- a CDS encoding ABC transporter permease; its protein translation is MNIFSYALKSLVHFKKANFATFLGIMVSAAVLTGALILGDSVKSSLESLVTQRLGKASLAVQTPERLFRVKLASDLQNELKNNVVPVLQTKGMLLNPEKELRINNASIIGIDSGFPGLFNTPDSIPGDGEAMISQQTAEKLDLREGDECLLKIMVKENAPANSPFMADQKKMTTLRVKIRTILQDGSFGRFSLKSNQVAPHNIFISLNQLSKLFGREPSANLMLLTNPTSGELSFEKINEALRNNMSMDDAGLYFDTTNQEGVVFLKSDRVFMNKQLSASIDDEIPGKQSIFTYLVNTLSLDGRSTPYSFVSAADSAYLGEKPGKREMLINEWLADDLKAKAGDSVMISYFTMGPMRSLRTDSSRFLVKKVLPNNDSRFRKELMPDFPGMTESGSCSDWKTGVPIDLDLIRDKDEDWWNRYKGTPKAFISLEAGQELWKNPFGDFTSFRLEKDSTGLDRIRKGIVQKISPVTNGYTIENVRESGIRAASNSTDFGELFLSLGFFIMVAGIMLISLLFSLHLGVRTTECALLAAIGFPQRIIYRVFLSEALLLSISGSIFGALLGIFYNRLMILGLDTLWTGAVGETSLGTYVQPATLMSGALINVLVSFLTLMLVMRSKLRAQPALSVKGIPLSPKVQFNTHGKRSIIISGLVFLLFFVFSLVAENQQILLSLATGGMFMILSILLISYWLQNKTLVNKGIPGYFNLLIKNLLLKRKRTLASISLLAIGTFTILITGANQRPSIESEFSPASGTGGFILWAESTLPIREDLNSLKGKEKTGLSDEPVLDNVTFYQLDVVEGDDASCLNLNMVAKPSLVGIEPGVFKNLGAFSFEKPSEGTSWLLLDSGGGNVIPAIADQTVITWGLQKKVGDTLLYLSEMGQPLKMVLQAGLKNSIFQGNLLISEGNLKKYFPTQYKSELMLIKGPVEKQAEISDRLEYLLGDYGTTLTSTSERLASFNEVQNTYLSVFMILGGLGVIIGVIGLGIILLKNILERRNELALMQAMGFRNQLITGILVAEHMIILCSGMVVGLLGAVIAILLRDSQSFLRIPWLPVGVILLLILISGLLWIWIPAQKAIRRNLLVSLKNE